In Ipomoea triloba cultivar NCNSP0323 chromosome 15, ASM357664v1, one genomic interval encodes:
- the LOC116005601 gene encoding RHOMBOID-like protein 1, giving the protein MAGKDPRRSGNTIHPVDAESPPVPAGTPINYGDIKHFRKWVPWLIPCFVIANVVMFVITMYVNDCPKNSVSCIARFLGRFSFQPFSENPLLGPSSNSLQKMGALDVSKVVHGHQVWRLITCIWLHGGVFHLLANMLSLLVIGIRLEREFGFVRIGLLYIISGLGGSLLSALFIKSNISVGASGALFGLLGSMLSELFINWTIYANKFAVLITLVIIIAINLAVGILPHVDNFAHIGGFLSGFLLGFVFLIRPQFGWVNQRYASAGYSSTPKPKFKVYQLVLWVSSLILLIIGLTTAIVMLLRGVDLNEHCSWCHYMSCVPTSRWSCNTEPVSCLSEQMANQLTLTCSNNNRTRTYDLQSLSTSQIQGLCGQLCH; this is encoded by the exons ATGGCCGGAAAAGACCCTCGGCGGAGCGGCAACACTATCCACCCGGTGGATGCGGAATCGCCGCCCGTCCCCGCCGGGACTCCGATTAACTACGGGGATATCAAGCATTTCCGGAAATGGGTTCCCTGGTTGATTCCTTGTTTCGTTATTGCAAATGTTGTCATGTTCGTGATCACCATGTATGTGAACGACTGCCCTAAGAACTCGGTTTCTTGCATTGCTCGTTTCCTGGGGAGGTTCTCCTTTCAGCCCTTCAGCGAGAATCCTCTTCTTGGGCCTTCTTCTAACTC gCTACAGAAGATGGGTGCATTGGATGTGAGTAAAGTGGTCCATGGACATCAGGTGTGGCGCCTTATCACTTGCATTTGGTTGCATGGTGGAGTTTTTCATTTACTGGCCAACATGTTGAGTCTTTTAGTAATTGGCATTCGGCTAGAGCGTGAATTTGGATTTG TGCGCATTGGACTGCTTTATATCATCTCTGGTCTTGGAGGAAGTTTGCTTTCGGCACTTTTTATTAAGTCCAATATATCAGTTGGTGCTTCTGGTGCTCTTTTCGGATTATTGGGGAGCATGCTTTCTGAGCTGTTCATTAATTGGACTATTTATGCAAACAAG TTTGCAGTTTTAATTACGCTGGTGATCATCATTGCTATCAATTTAGCTGTGGGAATTCTCCCACATGTGGACAACTTTGCTCATATTGGAGGGTTTCTATCTGGATTTTTGCTTGGTTTTGTGTTTCTCATTCGCCCCCAGTTTGGATGGGTTAACCAGAGATATGCCTCTGCTGGATATTCATCGACACCTAAACCAAAATTCAAGGTGTATCAATTGGTTCTCTGGGTTTCTTCTCTCATCCTTCTGATAATTGG GTTAACCACTGCCATTGTTATGCTTCTTCGTGGAGTAGACTTGAATGAGCATTGTTCTTGGTGCCACTATATGAGTTGTGTTCCTACTTCAAGGTGGAGCTGCAACACAGAACCTGTTTCCTGTCTG TCGGAGCAAATGGCCAACCAGCTTACCTTAACTTGCTCAAACAACAACAGAACCCGAACATATGATTTGCAAAGTCTAAGTACGTCTCAGATTCAGGGGCTATGCGGTCAGCTGTGCCATTGA
- the LOC116006532 gene encoding ribonuclease II, chloroplastic/mitochondrial, translating into MAARAMNSCVIIRSAASPPPTFWSCCPQRQFRTRRFHRYLRLHSRCSLPRYPLSHDGARSYSVQSLVETVIEELYSMRKRGRIRASTELGLTSTSELLEDKVGKQAMQKGLLLEFKKDSERLLLAVALRPDGKKNWIVSDQNGVTTSIKPQQVTFIVPGIENFDPMEISNFVQKAHNNLDPALLEFAWNELLENKKSVTVEELAEMIFGSAEPLESYCAYLLLSRDDIYFTVLGSKGPQSIYGPRPVRQVDQLLQKKLAKEAEEKEIEEFVQLLKSIKEMPPHAKPPNSMWKTEEKNWQKIKSLEAFAIDACKNDDQKRMTGTILKAMGMAKTASAAVTLLIDIGYFPVHVNLDLLKLSIRTDHPDEIVLAAESLLLESTDLDEVDRVDLTHLKVYAIDVDEADELDDALSATRLEDGRIRIWIHVADPASLVQPGSIIDKEARRRGTSVFLPTATYPMFPERLAMQGMSLKQGQQCNAVTVSVILRSDGSIEEYSVENSIIKPTYMLTYESASELLHMNLDEEIELKILSEAATLRFRWRQQQGAIDASNLETRIKVTNPNDPEPSIKLYVENQSDPAMRLVSEMMILCGEVIATYGSYNKIPLPYRGQPQSNIDTSAFAHLPEGPVRNSAIVRIMHAAEMDFRKPVRHGILGIPGYVQFTSPIRRYMDLLAHYQVKAFIRGDSPPFSAGELEGMASMINMYIRVVRRLCNSSLRYWVLEYLRRQSKNTKFRAVVLKFIKDRNALILLLEIGTQASVWVSTGVQIGDEVEVRVEEAHPRDDILCLKEVPRA; encoded by the exons ATGGCAGCTCGCGCCATGAATAGCTGCGTAATTATCCGCTCCGCAGCGTCGCCTCCGCCGACCTTCTGGAGCTGTTGTCCCCAGCGCCAATTCAGAACGCGGCGGTTTCATAGATACTTAAGATTGCATTCTCGGTGCTCTCTCCCCCGTTATCCTCTCAGCCATGACGGTGCTCGGAGCTACTCTGTGCAAAGCCTGGTTGAGACCGTCATAGAAGAGCTCTATTCCATGCGCAAACGAGGGAGAATTCGTGCTTCTACCGA ATTGGGATTAACCAGCACTAGTGAGCTTCTTGAGGATAAAGTAGGAAAACAAGCAATGCAAAAGGGGTTGCTGCTAGAGTTCAAGAAGGACTCTGAAAGGCTATTGCTAGCAGTTGCTCTTAGACCTGATGGGAAAAAGAATTGGATTGTCTCAGATCAG AATGGTGTAACAACCTCAATAAAACCACAGCAAGTTACTTTTATTGTTCCTGGAATTGAGAACTTTGACCCCATGGAGATATCAAACTTTGTCCAGAAAGCTCATAATAACTTG gaTCCAGCACTACTTGAATTTGCTTGGAATGAGCttcttgaaaataaaaaatctgtTACAGTGGAAGAACTGGCTGAG ATGATTTTTGGTAGTGCGGAGCCTCTTGAGAGTTATTGTGCCTATCTATTATTATCTAGAGATGACATATACTTCACAGTTTTGGGGTCTAAAGGTCCACAGTCTATTTATGGACCTCGACCAGTTAGACAG gTAGATCAACTTTTACAAAAGAAGCTGGCTAAAGAGGCTGAGGAGAAGGAAATTGAGGAGTTTGTTCAGTTGCTAAAATCTATTAAAGAAATGCCTCCGCATGCCAAACCTCCAAACTCTATGTGGAAGACTGAAGAGAAAAACTGGCAGAAAATCAAGTCTCTTGAAGCTTTTGCTATTGATGCTTGCAAAAATGATGATCAAAAGAGAATGACAGGGACG ATCCTGAAGGCTATGGGCATGGCAAAAACAGCATCAGCCGCAGTTACCCTTCTTATAGATATTGGATATTTCCCTGTACATGTCAATCTTGATTTACTAAAGCTAAGCATTCGTACTGATCATCCGGATGAGATCGTATTGGCTGCGGAAAGTCTTTTGTTAGAGTCAACTGACCTGGATGAG GTTGATAGAGTAGATCTCACTCACCTGAAGGTTTATGCAATTGATGTTGATGAAGCTGATGAG CTTGATGATGCATTGAGCGCAACAAGGCTGGAGGATGGCCGGATAAGAATATGGATACATGTTGCAGATCCAGCTAGCTTAGTTCAGCCAGGGAGCATAATAGACAA AGAAGCAAGGAGAAGAGGAACTTCTGTATTCTTGCCCACTGCTACTTATCCAATGTTTCCTGAAAGGTTGGCCATGCAAGGCATGAGTCTTAAGCAAGGCCAACAATGCAACGCTGTTACTGTATCTGTTATTCTGCGTTCTGACGGCAG CATTGAAGAATACTCTGTGGAAAACTCAATCATTAAACCAACATATATGCTGACATATGAGAGTGCATCTGAACTTCTTCATATGAACCTGGATGAGGAGATTGAGCTAAAGATTCTCTCTGAAGCTGCTACACTTCGGTTTCGGTGGCGTCAACAGCAG GGTGCAATAGACGCAAGTAACTTAGAAACACGAATTAAGGTGACCAATCCCAATGATCCAGAGCCATCAATCAAGCTTTATGTTGAAAATCAGTCTGATCCTGCTATGCGACTTGTTTCTGAGATGATGATACTTTGTGGAGAAGTTATAGCCACATATGGTTCTTACAATAAGATACCTTTGCCCTATAGAGGACAGCCTCAATCAAATATTGATACATCTGCATTTGCACATCTTCCGGAAGGGCCTGTTAGAAATTCAGCTATTGTTCGAATCATGCATGCAGCTGAAATGGATTTCAGGAAGCCAGTACGTCATGGGATCTTGGGAATTCCTGGATATGTTCAATTTACATCTCCTATTCGTAGATATATGGACCTCCTGGCTCATTATCAG GTGAAAGCATTTATTAGGGGTGATTCTCCTCCCTTCTCAGCTGGTGAACTAGAAGGGATGGCATCTATGATTAACATGTACATCAGAGTTGTAAGGAGGCTCTGCAACAGCAGTCTTCGTTATTGGGTATTGGAGTACCTGAGAAGGCAatcaaaaaatacaaaattccGTGCTGTAGTCCTCAAATTCATCAAAGACAGGAATGCATTAATACTCTTGTTGGAG ATTGGAACACAAGCTTCTGTTTGGGTGTCTACCGGAGTACAAATTGGGGACGAAGTGGAAGTTCGAGTTGAAGAAGCTCATCCACGTGATGACATTCTCTGTCTTAAAGAGGTTCCACGTGCATAA
- the LOC116006975 gene encoding probable serine/threonine-protein kinase PBL11, with translation MGICMSNQIKAVATLFVGSGVNSRNVSGTGTECSTSNRRLSSASAPPSNRSVGEILQSPNLKNFSLSELKAATRNFRPDSVVGEGGFGLVFKGWVDEHTLAAAKPGSGIVIAVKKLNQEGWQGHKEWLTEINYLGLLQHPNLVKLIGFCLEDEHRLLVYEFMSKGSTENHLFRRGSFYQPLSWGLRMKVALGAARGLAFLHNAEPQVIYRDFKTSNILLDSTYTAKLSDFGFAREGPTDDKSHVSTRVMGTYGYAAPEYLSTGHLTAKSDVYSFGVVLLEILSGKKAIDKNRPTGEHSLVEWARPYLSSKRRIFRVLDARIEGQYSLGKAMKVANLALQCLSGEPKLRPDMDEVVKALEQLQDAKDPATAEENKAELTQHGHLKGQSKSCRGSTQAPAPITEYPRPSSSPLYT, from the exons ATGGGGATATGCATGAGCAACCAAATCAAGGCTGTAGCCACTCTTTTTGTTGGTTCAG GGGTGAATTCTAGGAATGTTAGTGGAACTGGGACCGAGTGTAGCACTTCTAATAGGAGACTCTCATCGGCTTCTGCTCCACCTTCAAACAGGAGTGTGGGCGAAATCTTGCAATCCCCCAACCTGAAGAATTTCTCGCTCAGTGAACTTAAAGCGGCCACCAGAAACTTTCGCCCCGATAGTGTAGTAGGGGAAGGAGGCTTTGGTTTGGTTTTCAAAGGATGGGTTGATGAGCACACACTCGCGGCTGCGAAGCCTGGGTCTGGGATTGTGATCGCCGTTAAAAAGTTAAACCAAGAAGGCTGGCAGGGGCACAAGGAATGGTTG ACGGAGATCAACTATCTAGGGCTGCTACAACATCCCAATCTAGTGAAATTGATTGGTTTTTGCTTAGAGGATGAACACAGGCTTTTGGTTTATGAGTTCATGTCTAAGGGTAGCACGGAGAACCATCTATTTAGAA GAGGTTCCTTCTATCAACCTCTTTCTTGGGGCTTGCGAATGAAGGTTGCTTTGGGGGCTGCAAGGGGGCTTGCCTTTCTTCACAATGCGGAACCACAAGTCATATATCGGGACTTCAAGACTTCTAATATCCTGCTTGACTCG ACCTATACCGCAAAACTTTCTGATTTTGGATTTGCCCGAGAGGGGCCAACCGATGACAAGAGCCATGTCTCTACTAGGGTTATGGGAACCTATGGATATGCTGCTCCCGAGTATTTATCTACAG GTCATCTCACAGCCAAGAGCGATGTATACAGCTTCGGGGTTGTTCTTTTGGAGATTTTATCTGGTAAAAAAGCCATAGACAAGAATCGGCCTACTGGGGAACACAGTCTTGTGGAATGGGCGAGACCCTATCTGAGCAGCAAACGCAGAATCTTCCGTGTTCTAGACGCCCGCATTGAAGGTCAGTATTCACTCGGTAAAGCTATGAAGGTGGCTAACCTGGCACTTCAATGCTTATCGGGGGAACCCAAGTTGAGGCCGGACATGGACGAGGTGGTTAAAGCTTTAGAGCAACTCCAGGACGCCAAGGACCCGGCCACAGCCGAAGAAAACAAGGCAGAGTTAACTCAGCACGGCCATCTAAAAGGCCAGTCGAAGTCCTGCCGGGGCAGCACCCAAGCGCCTGCTCCCATAACGGAGTATCCCAGACCTTCATCTTCTCCGCTTTATACATGA